CTTAATTTATATAATCGATCAATATGATCATCGGCGTTCCGAAAGAAATCAAGGTCCACGAATACCGGGTGGCCATTGTGCCCCATGGGGTCAAGCGGCTTGTTGAAAACCGTCACGCCGTTTTGATCGAAAAAGGGGCCGGCCTCGGAAGCGGAATATCGGATGAAGAGTTTTCCTCTTCCGGAGCTAAACTGGTTTCCAAGAAAGAACTGTTTCTTCAGTCTGAACTCATTTTGAAAGTCAAAGAACCTCTTCTGGAAGAGGTTCCTCTTTTCCGAAAAGGTCAGATTCTCTTCACCTATCTCCATTTGGCAAGCGCTCCCTTGCTTGCAAAAGGCCTTTTGGAAAGCGGTATCACAGGAATTGCGTATGAGACGATCGAACTGCCGGACGGCACACTTCCCCTCTTAATGCCTATGAGCGAAATTGCCGGACGTCTTTCTGTACAGGTCGGTGCTTTTTATCTCCAGAAATCTCAGGGAGGGATGGGCGTCTTGTTGTCCGGCCTGGCGGGGGTTCCCCGGGGAGAAGTTGTGATCCTGGGTGGAGGAACGGTCGGTTCCAATGCCGCCCGGATGGCGATCGGCCTGGGAGCAGGGGTGACGGTTCTCGATTCCCGGCCGAACCCCTTAAGACGACTGGATCAGGAGTTCAAGAACCAGATTCAGACGTTGATCTCCTATCCGGAAACTGTGAAAGAGCAGGTGATGAAAGCCGACATTCTGATTGGAGCGGCGCTTATTGCGGGTGCGAAGGCTCCGTTCCTGGTTTCAAAGGAATTGATTTCCAATATGAAAAAGGGGTCCGTAGCGGTAGATGTGTCTGTCGATCAGGGGGGATGCTTTGAAACAACCCGTCCGACAACACATCAGGATCCGGTTTACAGGGTTGGCGAAGTGCTCCATTACGCCGTGACCAATATGCCCGGGGCGGTTCCAAGAACGGCGACTTTTGCACTGACCCATGCCAGCTTTCCTTATGTGTTGAAATTGACCGAGCTCGGGTTTAAAAGAGCGATACAGAATGATCAGCCCTTTTTGAAAGGGGTCAATCTCCTGTCGGGAAAAGTGACCCACCCCGAAGTGGCCAGAGCAATCAACTGTCGATATGAACCTGTTCTATAGTTAAAACGCCCATAACCAGGGGAAACGCGTATTCCTTCCTTAATCGGCTATACTTCAGGTCTCAAACCCAACCAGATTCGTAAACTCACTCAGCTTTATCGCAGAAAAAATCTCCCTTCTCAACTTATTTCGCCGGAACTGGCAAGAAGCCTCACAGAGCTATCTCTTGAAACCGGCCGGCAGGTCGGTTTGTTGATACACCGGCAGGGAGGGATTGAAGCGGTGATCATAGGGGACGAACGTGAAATCGTCATTCCCGATCTGAGCGCCTATCGCCTCGGTGGAAAGAGGCTCAGAGGCCTTCGTTGTATTCATACCCATTTAAAACACGAACCCTTGACGCAGGATGACCTGACTGATCTGGCCCTCCTTCGGCTGGACTTCATGGCCGTGATCGAAGTCCTGGAAGATGGACTTCCTGGATTTGTCACGTTGGGGTATTTGGTTCCTCCTGATTCGGACCATAAAGTTTACGAGATACTTCCTCCCGTCCCTTTTCATCAATTGAAGCTTCCCTGCGACGAATTTATATCGGATCTTGAAAAGAAATTAACCCAGGCTCAATCCACGTTCGACATTCATGATCCTCGGGAGAGAGCCCTTTTGGTGTCGGTATCCACCGGAGATCGAATGGACCAGGAGGATTCGCTCGAGGAGCTAAAAGAACTGGCCCGTTCCGATAATTTGTTGATCCTTGATGCGATGATGCAAAGACCGAAATCGATTCACCCGAAATATTTGCTCGGTTCAGGAAAAGTCAAGGAGGTAGTCATCAAAGCGCTGCAAGCGGGAGCGACGCTTCTGGTTTTTGACCAGAGTCTTTCACCCGGACAGGCCAAGGCAATTGGTGAACTTTCGGAAATGAAGGTCATCGACCGGAATCAGTTGATTCTCGATATCTTTGCCCAGAGGGCCAAAAGCCGGGAAGGAAAAGTTCAGGTGGAACTGGCGCAATTGAAATACCTTCTCCCCAAACTTTCAGAAAGGAGCACCGATCTTTCCCGGCTGACCGGAGGGATTGGAGGGAGAGGTCCGGGAGAAACCCGTCTGGAAATTGATCGTCGAAGGGTGCGCGAGAAGATTGGAAGACTTGAAAAAGAGCTCAGATCGCTGACCCTGGGACGTGAACAACGGAGAATGAGACGGAAAAACAGTGACATTCCCATTCTTTCGATCGTGGGTTATACCAATGTCGGTAAATCGACCCTGCTGAATATCTTAACCAAAAGCGATGTGACGGCGGAAGATCTCCTCTTTGCAACGCTTGATACGGCCAGCCGCAGGCTCCGGTTTCCCCGGGAAAGAGAAGTCATCATCACCGATACGGTCGGGTTTATTCGTGACCTTCCCAAAGATCTTTTTGCCGCCTTTGCGGCCACCCTGGACGAACTTCAGGACTCAGACCTCCTTTTACATGTCGCGGACATGTCGAATCCGAGGGTCGAACAGCAGATCAAGGCGGTCGAGTCCATATTAGCCCAGCTTCATCTGGAGACGAAACCAAGACTGTTGATTTTGAATAAAATGGATAAAATGGACCCCGAAACGGTCAAAAATCTTACGTTTAGACTTCAGGGAATTCCGGTCTCGGCGCTTCATCCAGAGAGTCTGGAGAATCTCCTCTTGGCCATGGAGGAAAAAGTCTTTCCTCCCCGTAACTTTTTGGAATAAAAGGGGTTTAAAAAGTATGTGGAGGGGAAAAACCGCCCTGAAGAAGGCGGATCGTCACGAAATTGATCCTGATGCCCGTCTGATGCTCCGGTATCGCGAGGGGGATGAGCGTTCCTTTGACCTTCTGTTTCACAAATATTTCAAGTATGTTTTGAATATTTCCAGGAGGTTTTTTGAACAAGAGGCGCTTGCCGAAGAGATGGCCCAGGAGGTTTTTACCCAGATTTATCTGGCCAAAGAAAGTTATGAAGCAACAGCCGCTTTTAAGACCTGGTTATACCGGATCACGCTCAATAAATGTCTGAACGAAAAACGAAAAGGGGTCTACCAATTTCCAACGCATTCAATCGACACCCTGATTGAAGATGAAGATGGAGGTTCATACAGCAGGGAGTTAAAGGATCAATCGCAGATGTCCCCTCTGGAAGGGCTTGAAAAGGCCGAATTGGAAAAATTATATCAAAAAGGATTGGGATCACTTACCGAGCCGCAGCGGGTCTCGTTTATCCTGAGCCGGGACGGGAATCTCTCCTATGCGGAGATTGCACAATCGATGAAAACGACGGAAAATGCGGTGAAATCCCTCATTCATCGGGCGAACTGTTCCCTCAAGAATTATTTGAAAGCTTCTTTTAAGGATGAAGGAAATTGAAATGATGAATTGTCACGAAACTGAAGAACAGTTAACTTCCTATCTGGATCTCGAGTTATCGTTAGGGGAAAGGGAATCGATTAAAGAGCATCTTTTGGGCTGTTCCCATTGTCGGGAAGCCCTTAATGAATTGAAGAAAGTGGGGCAATGGGTTCATCTGGTTCAATCTGAGCCGGACTTCTATTTTGAAAAACAGTCTCTGAGAATCGTTAAATCTTCGGGTGTCACTCGCGAAGAGAAGATTGTTTGGGCTCTGGCTCCGTGGGAGCTTTTCCGTGTCCCCTCATTCCGGCGGGCCGCGATCACGTTCGTTTTTCTTTTCGCGGTCGTGACTGCCTATTACCTGGGTTATCAATCCCGTCCTTTCTGGGTGGCTCAAAGTGTGGGTGTTTCAGAGCGTGACCTTGAAAAAATCAACCGGGAAATCGATTTCTATCAAGATTTCGAAATGATTCACCAGCTCGATCTTCTCAAAAAGATGGATACGGGGAGCGAAAAGGGAAAGGAGCAGAATTTATGACAAAGATTCATTCCGTTATCCTGGGTGGAATCTTCTTCCTCACTTGCATGGTGGCCACTCCCGTTTCTGCGCAGGTGGAACGACTGACTCCTCAGGAAAGAGAAAAGGTCAAAAAGAATTATGAAGAGTATGAAAAGTTGCCACCCGAGGAAAAGAGCCGTTTAAAACAGAGATTCCAGGAATATCAGCAAGCGCCCCCGGAACAGAAAGAGAAATTGAGGGAAAATTACAAAAAGTACAAAAACATGAGTCCCGAAGAGCGGCAAAAACTCCATCGAGAGCTGGAAAAAAGAGGTTAAATCCGAACGCGCAATGAGTTGAAGTCGAGGTCTTTTTTTTAATCAGCTAGTTGTGTTATAGTAAATTAAATGAAATTAGTTCGATTCTGCTCCACTTTGATATTATTGGGCGTGGCCTTGTCCATGACGGGCCGGGGAGTTTACGCCGTGGAGCCTCAAACGACCGCAGGCGCGTCTAAAATTGTCATCGTCACCCCAAAAGAGGGGGACCATCTCCCTGCCAGTGATGAAGTCCAGATCGAATATCAATTTGTCCGTGGCATGAAAGACAACGGAAATCATGTTCATGTCTATCTGGATGGCGAAAATGAGGGGACGTCAAGACGTTCTCCAAGAGGACTGGGAAAACTTGCTCCCGGAAAACATACCGTATTATTAAAAGTGTCCAATCAGGATCATGAGTGGGTCAACGTGGAAGCCACGGTGCAGTTTGAGGTTTCTGCTCATCCCTCCCGTTAAGGAGTTTTTTTCATGTTAAAAGAAACAAAATTTATCTGGCTGGACGGAAAACTGGTCCCCTGGGGTGAAGCGAAGGTCCATGTTCTGACCCATTCCCTCCACTACGGATTGGGGGTATTTGAGGGGATCCGTTGTTATAAAGGGAGTGCGGGACCGGTCATTTTCCGGCTGAAGGAACATACCGAACGCTTATTTGATTCGGCCCATATTACCCGGATGAAAATTCCGTTCAGCATAAAAGAGATCATGGATGCGACGATCGAAACGGTGAAGACAAATGGGCTGGAAGAAGGTTATATCCGGCCACTGGTATTTATCGGCTATGGTGAAATGGGTCTTTACGTTAAGGAGAATCCGATTCAGGTGATGATTGCGGCCTGGCCCTGGGGGACCTATCTCGGAGATGAAGGAATTAAGAGCGGCATTCGGGTCAAAATCTCTTCATTTACACGGCACCATGTCAATATCAGCATGACTCGCGCAAAAGTGAGCGGATACTATGTGAATTCCCAGATCGCAAAGCTCGAAGCAAAGGAACTGGGATTTGACGAAGCGCTCCTCCTGGATACCGAGGGGTACGTTGCTGAAGGTCCGGGGGAAAATATCTTTATCGTCAGGAAGGGTGAATTGAAAACCGTACCGCTGACATCGATACTGGATGGCATTACCAGAAACTCGGTGATGACCCTTGCCAGGGAGCTCGGCATTCCATTTCGGGAGGAACGATTCACCCGGGACGAACTCTATATCGCCGATGAAGCCTTTTTTACCGGAACGGCGGCGGAGATTACCCCTATCCGGGAAGTCGATGGAAGGCAGATTGGAAAAGGAAAACCGGGTCCGATAACCCAACGCATTCAGGAGAAGTTTTTTAATATCGTCAGGGGAAAAGAAAAATCCCACGCCGAGTGGCTTGTCCCGGTCCGGTAATCAGCATCCTGGATGAAATTCGATTACAATAAGATCAGATCGCCTCGAGAAAAGCTTGGGGGGTATCTCTTTCTTCCCCGGTTAATCGACAAAGTCCGATTGCAGGCAAAGGGAGAACTTCCTGCCGAATATTGCGGCAATCTTTTTGGAAAAGGGAACGCACTCGATAACCGATTGCTTCAGTTTACGGGTCTTGATGCAGAAAAACTTCGGGAAGTCATTTTAACATCCTATCGGGACGAAGAAGTTCTCGACTGGGTCGAAAAAAATGCAATTCGCCATACCGAAAAAGAAGTGGCGGCCTGGATTAAAGAGATCGACACTTATCGTCCTGCTCCGGAAGGGGTCCTCTTTCGAAAAAAGAACTATCCCGAACTTGCAAAAAGAATCGATATCGGCGCTCTCAATGTCCTGGACATGATCGACATGGATGAAGGCCGCATACCGGTCAAATAAACCCGTTCCCCGCTCGTCAGGCATTTCTAACAACAGATCCCCATTTCTTGACAGTCACTCATCGAAAGCAGTAGTCTCGATCCATGGGACGTCCGAGTTCTGAATTCAAGAAGGGCCGCGGAAGCGGAGAGAACCCTCGAAATCGATTTGAGTCATTTTCCAGAATTAAAATAACCGACCCCGACTGGGAAGCGGAAGAAGAACCTTCTCCTGCTACTCAATTTCTTACCGATACATCCCGCACGATTATTACCACCCACACCAGCCCGGATGTTGGTTTTGAAGCAAGTATTAATCCATATCGTGGATGCGAACATGGGTGTGCCTATTGTTATGCCAGACCGACTCATGAGTATCTGGGGTTTTCAGCGGGAATGGATTTTGAAACCAGGATCATGGTGAAACCGAGGGCGCCCGAGCTCCTGCGCGGGGAGCTTTCGTCAAAAAGCTGGATTCCGAAATTTCTTGCGATGAGCGGAGTCACCGATCCCTATCAGCCGATTGAAAGGAAGTTGGGATTGACCCGCAAGTGCCTTGAAATTTTGCTCGAATTCCGAAACCCTGTCGCAATCATTACTAAAAATTACGGCGTGGTGCGAGACAAAGACCTCCTTTCGGCTCTCGCGAAATTTCAGGCAGCCATTGTCTATATCTCGATTACCACGCTTGACCGAGACCTCTGCGGGATCCTTGAACCAAGGACTTCCCGGCCGGAGAAGCGATTGGAAGCCATTTCAATCCTTCACTCAGAGGGGATCCCGACCGGAGTCATGGTCGCACCCGTCATTCCAGGTTTGACCGATCCGGAAATTCCCCGGATCTTGCAGTCGGCAGCTCAGGCCGGGGCCCGGTTTGCAGGGATGGTTCCGCTTCGTCTTCCGTTTGCGGTGGCTCCGCTATTTGAGGATTGGCTGGAACAGCATCTCCCGGATCGGAAGAACAAGATTTTAAATCGTATCCGCGAGATCCGGGGAGGCGCCCTGAACGATCCTGAGTTTGGTTCAAGAATGACAGGAAAGGGGGTTTTTGCCAGACAAATTCACGATCTATTCGACCTGTCGTGTCGAAAAACAGGTCTTAACCGGGAGAAATTTCAACTTTCTACCCGGCATTTTCGGCCGCCCGCCGGGAGTCAGATCTCTTTTGATTTCTGATCTTCTTGATTTCCAAAATACGGGACTTCCATACTTCGTTCGAAAACATTCGGCGATTAAAACAAGGAATCGGATTATGGAGAAGAAAGGAATGGAAAGCATGATCGAGAAAATACCGGTTCGAACTATTGCATTCGTCATTTTTTTGATCATGGCTTCTTTAAAAGTTTATGCAGGAGAAATGACGATCTCTGCGGCCGCAAGTCTTACCGATGCCCTTCAGGAGATCGGAATGGTTTTTCTGGAACAGCATCCCGAACACCACGTTTATTTTAATTTTTCAGCATCCGGTCCCCTGATGCGCCAGATTGAACAAGGCGCGCCGGTCGATCTTTTTATCAGTGCCTCTCCCAACGAAATGAATGAACTGGAATCAAGAGGCTTGTTGATAGACAAATCCCGAAAAGATCTTCTGAGCAATGACGTGGTTCTGATCCTTCCGGCGGGGTTGGATCGTCGCGTTCAAAGCTTTCATGATCTTCGGGATGCCTCAATAAAGAAGATTGTTATCGGCGATCCTGCTTTCGTGCCGTGTGGCCGCTATGCCCAGGAAATCCTGAAAAATCTTGGAATCTGGGATGCTCTCAAACCCAAATTGATCTTTGGAGAAGATGTTCGTCAGGTCCTGGAATATGTCGCGAGGGACGAAGTTGATGCCGGAGTGGTGTTCGCAACCGATGCGGCAATCAAATCTGGCAGGGTAAAGGTGGCCGCCTTTGCTCCGGAGAAGAGCCATAGTCCGGTGCTCTACCCCGTGGCTATCATCAAGAGCTCAAAGAACCCGGAACTAGCCAGAACTTTCCTCAACTTATTGGGAAGTCCAGACGCGCTGGCTATTTTTAAGAAATATCAATTTAAACCTTTCGAGGAGAAACTAAAATAATGAAAATCAGCGGTCAGAATAAATTACCCGGAGAGATTATCGCCATCAAGAAAGGGGATATCGAATGTCAGGTCACGATAAAAGTTCACGAAAATCAGGTTGTTTCCGTGATCACGCGAGACAGCGCTGAAGAGATGAAACTGAACATAGGAGACAGGGTGATTGCCCTGATCAAGGCTACAGAAGTCATGATCATAAAGGACTGATTATGAAAGAGATCCCATCCAGTCGATAGGTTTTTTAGGCCATACATTGTTGTCCGTCGGAAAATACGAAATTGTTTTGTTCACGCATTCCACCCCGTTCTCTCCGGTGAAGAGCTCGCCTGGATTCATAAAAATGACTAAAAATAAAGGCGAAATTCCATATTGATTCGTTTTTTACTATTGGCATAACCTTTGCTTATTTTAAGGGCAGAGTCCAAATCCTTTCTCTTCTATAAGGGATGCTCAGTTCAAATTTCAACTAAAACAATGTATGAAAGGGATAGATGGTTAAAGTAAAAGAGATTATGACTAAAAAGTTTGTCAAAATAGAAGCGGATAAATCGATTCGTGAAGCGTGCAAAATGATGGCAAAAATGAAGATTGGAAGCCTGATGGTATGCAAGGGAACTGAAGTGATTGGAATACTGGAAGAAGGTGATATTATCAGAAACGTTCTGGCGAGAGATCTCAATTCCTATGTGACCAAAGTGGAGAAAGTGATGTCGGTTCCTTTCATCATTGACGAGGAAAGTACTGATGATGAAGCGAGTGATATGATGAATCAGCATCATGTCAGGCATCTGGCTGTGACTTCGGACTCGAAGATCGCCGGGATCATCTCGATGCTCGACTTGATCCGCCCGGTCTATTCAGGAAAATCATTTTGGGCATAAAAAATCGATTTTTTTGTCGAGAGGTAATTTTGGAAGAGGCGCGAGCCTCTCTTTTTTTGCCTGTTTTAACTGCGGAGTAAGCGATTTTACCCCAACGAAAAAAAGGGTTACAGCTATAGCTGTAACCCTTTTTTTTCTTCATTGCGGGGATAGGATTTGAACCTATGACCTTCGGGTTATGAGCCCGACGAGCTACCGAGCTGCTCCACCCCGCAGAAGCATCGTAACAAAGCCATCAGGCGATGTCAATTTTAATTTGGGTATGGCTCCCTTCACGTCAGGGAAATTCGTGATTGAACCCCTTTTTAAGGCTTGATAGAATGGATCAATGTCAGCCATTCAAATTGTGACCTTTCCTGCCCCCATTCTGAGAGAAAAAGCGTCGCTCGTGATAAACGTCGATGGCGGTCTGCAAAAATTGATCGATCAGATGATTGAAACCTTATATGGCGTGCCGGGTCTCGGCGTTGCGGCGCCGC
The genomic region above belongs to Nitrospirota bacterium and contains:
- the ald gene encoding alanine dehydrogenase — protein: MIIGVPKEIKVHEYRVAIVPHGVKRLVENRHAVLIEKGAGLGSGISDEEFSSSGAKLVSKKELFLQSELILKVKEPLLEEVPLFRKGQILFTYLHLASAPLLAKGLLESGITGIAYETIELPDGTLPLLMPMSEIAGRLSVQVGAFYLQKSQGGMGVLLSGLAGVPRGEVVILGGGTVGSNAARMAIGLGAGVTVLDSRPNPLRRLDQEFKNQIQTLISYPETVKEQVMKADILIGAALIAGAKAPFLVSKELISNMKKGSVAVDVSVDQGGCFETTRPTTHQDPVYRVGEVLHYAVTNMPGAVPRTATFALTHASFPYVLKLTELGFKRAIQNDQPFLKGVNLLSGKVTHPEVARAINCRYEPVL
- the hflX gene encoding GTPase HflX; its protein translation is MPSLIGYTSGLKPNQIRKLTQLYRRKNLPSQLISPELARSLTELSLETGRQVGLLIHRQGGIEAVIIGDEREIVIPDLSAYRLGGKRLRGLRCIHTHLKHEPLTQDDLTDLALLRLDFMAVIEVLEDGLPGFVTLGYLVPPDSDHKVYEILPPVPFHQLKLPCDEFISDLEKKLTQAQSTFDIHDPRERALLVSVSTGDRMDQEDSLEELKELARSDNLLILDAMMQRPKSIHPKYLLGSGKVKEVVIKALQAGATLLVFDQSLSPGQAKAIGELSEMKVIDRNQLILDIFAQRAKSREGKVQVELAQLKYLLPKLSERSTDLSRLTGGIGGRGPGETRLEIDRRRVREKIGRLEKELRSLTLGREQRRMRRKNSDIPILSIVGYTNVGKSTLLNILTKSDVTAEDLLFATLDTASRRLRFPREREVIITDTVGFIRDLPKDLFAAFAATLDELQDSDLLLHVADMSNPRVEQQIKAVESILAQLHLETKPRLLILNKMDKMDPETVKNLTFRLQGIPVSALHPESLENLLLAMEEKVFPPRNFLE
- a CDS encoding RNA polymerase sigma factor, whose product is MWRGKTALKKADRHEIDPDARLMLRYREGDERSFDLLFHKYFKYVLNISRRFFEQEALAEEMAQEVFTQIYLAKESYEATAAFKTWLYRITLNKCLNEKRKGVYQFPTHSIDTLIEDEDGGSYSRELKDQSQMSPLEGLEKAELEKLYQKGLGSLTEPQRVSFILSRDGNLSYAEIAQSMKTTENAVKSLIHRANCSLKNYLKASFKDEGN
- a CDS encoding zf-HC2 domain-containing protein; this translates as MMNCHETEEQLTSYLDLELSLGERESIKEHLLGCSHCREALNELKKVGQWVHLVQSEPDFYFEKQSLRIVKSSGVTREEKIVWALAPWELFRVPSFRRAAITFVFLFAVVTAYYLGYQSRPFWVAQSVGVSERDLEKINREIDFYQDFEMIHQLDLLKKMDTGSEKGKEQNL
- a CDS encoding DUF3106 domain-containing protein produces the protein MTKIHSVILGGIFFLTCMVATPVSAQVERLTPQEREKVKKNYEEYEKLPPEEKSRLKQRFQEYQQAPPEQKEKLRENYKKYKNMSPEERQKLHRELEKRG
- a CDS encoding branched-chain amino acid transaminase, with the protein product MLKETKFIWLDGKLVPWGEAKVHVLTHSLHYGLGVFEGIRCYKGSAGPVIFRLKEHTERLFDSAHITRMKIPFSIKEIMDATIETVKTNGLEEGYIRPLVFIGYGEMGLYVKENPIQVMIAAWPWGTYLGDEGIKSGIRVKISSFTRHHVNISMTRAKVSGYYVNSQIAKLEAKELGFDEALLLDTEGYVAEGPGENIFIVRKGELKTVPLTSILDGITRNSVMTLARELGIPFREERFTRDELYIADEAFFTGTAAEITPIREVDGRQIGKGKPGPITQRIQEKFFNIVRGKEKSHAEWLVPVR
- a CDS encoding DUF5069 domain-containing protein, which encodes MKFDYNKIRSPREKLGGYLFLPRLIDKVRLQAKGELPAEYCGNLFGKGNALDNRLLQFTGLDAEKLREVILTSYRDEEVLDWVEKNAIRHTEKEVAAWIKEIDTYRPAPEGVLFRKKNYPELAKRIDIGALNVLDMIDMDEGRIPVK
- a CDS encoding PA0069 family radical SAM protein codes for the protein MGRPSSEFKKGRGSGENPRNRFESFSRIKITDPDWEAEEEPSPATQFLTDTSRTIITTHTSPDVGFEASINPYRGCEHGCAYCYARPTHEYLGFSAGMDFETRIMVKPRAPELLRGELSSKSWIPKFLAMSGVTDPYQPIERKLGLTRKCLEILLEFRNPVAIITKNYGVVRDKDLLSALAKFQAAIVYISITTLDRDLCGILEPRTSRPEKRLEAISILHSEGIPTGVMVAPVIPGLTDPEIPRILQSAAQAGARFAGMVPLRLPFAVAPLFEDWLEQHLPDRKNKILNRIREIRGGALNDPEFGSRMTGKGVFARQIHDLFDLSCRKTGLNREKFQLSTRHFRPPAGSQISFDF
- the modA gene encoding molybdate ABC transporter substrate-binding protein, whose amino-acid sequence is MEKKGMESMIEKIPVRTIAFVIFLIMASLKVYAGEMTISAAASLTDALQEIGMVFLEQHPEHHVYFNFSASGPLMRQIEQGAPVDLFISASPNEMNELESRGLLIDKSRKDLLSNDVVLILPAGLDRRVQSFHDLRDASIKKIVIGDPAFVPCGRYAQEILKNLGIWDALKPKLIFGEDVRQVLEYVARDEVDAGVVFATDAAIKSGRVKVAAFAPEKSHSPVLYPVAIIKSSKNPELARTFLNLLGSPDALAIFKKYQFKPFEEKLK
- a CDS encoding TOBE domain-containing protein: MKISGQNKLPGEIIAIKKGDIECQVTIKVHENQVVSVITRDSAEEMKLNIGDRVIALIKATEVMIIKD
- a CDS encoding CBS domain-containing protein yields the protein MVKVKEIMTKKFVKIEADKSIREACKMMAKMKIGSLMVCKGTEVIGILEEGDIIRNVLARDLNSYVTKVEKVMSVPFIIDEESTDDEASDMMNQHHVRHLAVTSDSKIAGIISMLDLIRPVYSGKSFWA